The DNA region TTATGATGGCTCCGACTGTGGCTAGAAAGGGTCTTCCTAAGATAATAGGGATGTGGGAATCCTCCTTTATATCCATAATCACAAAGTCGATAGGAATATAGAATTGTTCTATACGAACATAAACGTTCTCTAGCATACCCACTGGAAAAATTAATGGAATGATCAGCTAGTTGTAGAGACATCTTTGTCGGTCTTAATTCTCCTAGGTTGAGTTTTTCGCATGTGGATACGGGCATAAAACTAACACTGGATCCTAAATCGCATAGATCTATGTCTATGATAAAATTTCCGATTACACATGGTATGGAAAAGCTATTAGGGTCTTTAAGTTTAAGAGGCATGTTGTTTTGAATGATAGCGCTGCATTCTGCAGTAAGCATAAAGGTCTCATCGTCCTCAAGCTTTTTCTTGTTGGATAGAATCTCTTTAAGGAATTTAG from Lathyrus oleraceus cultivar Zhongwan6 chromosome 1, CAAS_Psat_ZW6_1.0, whole genome shotgun sequence includes:
- the LOC127100431 gene encoding uncharacterized protein LOC127100431 → MPSYAKFLKEILSNKKKLEDDETFMLTAECSAIIQNNMPLKLKDPNSFSIPCVIGNFIIDIDLCDLGSMGMLENVYVRIEQFYIPIDFVIMDIKEDSHIPIILGRPFLATVGAIINVKKGRLTFKVEEEKVEFLLAKFL